GCGCTGGTGCCCTATCTTTCCCTCAACGACTTCCACCTGCAGATCTTGTTCACGATCGGGGTGAACTATCTGGCCGCCGCCGGGCTGAACGTGCTCGTCGGTTATGCCGGCCAGAAATCGCTCGGTCATGCCGGCCTTTTCGCAGTTGGCGCCTATACGGCGGCGATCGCCAATATCGAATGGGGGATCAATCCCTGGCTCTCGCTGGTGCTGGCCTGCGGTTTCGGCGCGATCTTCGGCCTCGTCATCGCCATGCCGTCGGTGCGCGTCTCGGGGCCGAGCCTCGCCATGGTGACGATCGGCTTCGGCATCGTGGTCGAGAAGGTCGTCACGGAGTGGACCGACATCTTCAAGGGCCAGGCCGGCTTCTACGGCATCAACGCACCCTCGCTCGGCGGCACGAGCTTCACGAACCTGCACTGGGTCTGGTTCGTCGGCGCGCTCTGCATCGCGACCCATCTGATGCTACGCTCGCTGCTCGCCGGCCGTTATGGCCGCGCCTTCCTCGCGGTGCAGATGGCGGAGCCGGCGGCGCAGTCGGTCGGCATCTCGGTGGTGCGCGCCAAGACGCTGGCCTTCGTCATCTCGGCCGTGACCTGCGCGCTCGCCGGCGCCGTGGTCGCGCAGCAGAACCAGTATTTCAACTCCGACTTCATCACCTTCAACCTGTCGATCTTCCTGCTGGTGGTGGTGATCTTCGGCGGCTCAGGCTCGCTCTACGGCCCGCTCTTCGGCGCGGTGATCCTGACGCTGCTCGACGCCTGGCTGGCGCGCTGGCCGGCATTGCAGCACTTCACTTACGGCGCCCTGCTGCTGTTCTCGCTCTATCTGATGCCGAACGGCATCGCCGGGGCGGTCTCTGGCCTTGCGAAGCGTTGGGGCAGGCGTGACCGGAGCCTGCCCGGCGTCGCCGGCCACAGCGCTCTGGCCGCGGCGCCCGCGGCGTTGGTGGGCGGTGAAATCCTGGTCGTGAAAGACCTCTACAAGGCCTATGGCGGCATCGTGCCGGTTCGCAACGTCTCCTTCGCGATCGGCGCCGGCAAGGTGCATGCGCTGATCGGCCCGAACGGCGCCGGCAAGACGACCCTGCTCAACCTGCTCTCCGGCCATGTCGCGCCCGATGGCGGTTCGATCAGGTTCCAGGGGCACGAGACGGTCGGCCTGCCGGCGCATCGCGTCGCTGCGCTCGGCATCGCCCGAACCTTCCAGAACCTGAAGCTGTTCGGCGATCTCTCGGCCCTCGACAACGTCCTGCTCGGTGCGCATCTGCACATCGAGACCGGCTTTGCCGCCTCGCTGCTCGGCCTGCCATCGAGCCGTCATGTCGAGGCCAAGGCGCGCGCCGACGCGCTGGCGCTCCTCGGCGACCTCGGCCTCGGCGAGCGCGCTCACGAGCCCGCCAAAAGCCTGCCCTATGGCCTGCAGCGTCGGCTCGAAATCGCCCGCGCTCTCGCCTCGCGGCCGAAGCTTTTGCTGCTCGACGAGCCCGCGGCCGGGCTCAATCCGCAGGAGACGCATGAACTCGGCGAGGTCATTCGCCGCATCCAGCAGGCCGGCGTCACCGTGTTGCTGATCGAGCATCACATGGATCTGGTCATGGGCATCTCGCAGCATGTGCTGGTGCTCGATTACGGCGCATTGATCGCCGAAGGGCGCCCG
Above is a genomic segment from Bosea sp. NBC_00550 containing:
- a CDS encoding branched-chain amino acid ABC transporter ATP-binding protein/permease; translation: MPALGHAIGVGALAAALALVPYLSLNDFHLQILFTIGVNYLAAAGLNVLVGYAGQKSLGHAGLFAVGAYTAAIANIEWGINPWLSLVLACGFGAIFGLVIAMPSVRVSGPSLAMVTIGFGIVVEKVVTEWTDIFKGQAGFYGINAPSLGGTSFTNLHWVWFVGALCIATHLMLRSLLAGRYGRAFLAVQMAEPAAQSVGISVVRAKTLAFVISAVTCALAGAVVAQQNQYFNSDFITFNLSIFLLVVVIFGGSGSLYGPLFGAVILTLLDAWLARWPALQHFTYGALLLFSLYLMPNGIAGAVSGLAKRWGRRDRSLPGVAGHSALAAAPAALVGGEILVVKDLYKAYGGIVPVRNVSFAIGAGKVHALIGPNGAGKTTLLNLLSGHVAPDGGSIRFQGHETVGLPAHRVAALGIARTFQNLKLFGDLSALDNVLLGAHLHIETGFAASLLGLPSSRHVEAKARADALALLGDLGLGERAHEPAKSLPYGLQRRLEIARALASRPKLLLLDEPAAGLNPQETHELGEVIRRIQQAGVTVLLIEHHMDLVMGISQHVLVLDYGALIAEGRPEVIRKDPKVVTAYLGAEDDAAVTGDAA